From the genome of Ptychodera flava strain L36383 chromosome 20, AS_Pfla_20210202, whole genome shotgun sequence, one region includes:
- the LOC139120633 gene encoding 2-aminoethanethiol dioxygenase-like, translating to MASLIQRVAGQARQTFRMSSLDPTFKENLKVLSTLMENVKTSDLNLKPRNTGQTEPYNKSSSVSAPVTYMHIWEDEHFTMGIFLLKHGCRIPLHDHPGMFGILKVLYGKIRLKCFDRIEEGTMDPPEDVRLLGSKHKLTPGRFSTEQLLDGDTGTGGVLQLGQSKNNYHDIVAVDGPAAFLDILAPPYDPSGGRDCTYYREMDIYQSQGQAADSAKDNVQWLAAIPQPRDFWCDYEVYPGPEVEL from the coding sequence ATGGCCTCTCTCATACAGAGAGTTGCCGGTCAGGCGCGTCAAACTTTTCGCATGTCATCGTTGGATCCGACGTTTAAAGAAAACCTGAAGGTATTATCAACTTTGAtggaaaatgtgaaaacatCCGACTTGAACTTGAAACCTCGGAACACCGGGCAAACTGAACCTTACAACAAGTCAAGTAGCGTTAGCGCGCCGGTAACGTACATGCACATTTGGGAGGACGAGCACTTTACAATGGGTATTTTCCTCCTTAAACACGGATGTAGAATACCGTTACATGATCACCCAGGAATGTTTGGAATCCTCAAAGTTTTATATGGAAAGATTCGTTTGAAATGCTTTGACAGAATTGAAGAAGGTACCATGGACCCTCCTGAAGACGTGCGCTTACTTGGAAGTAAACACAAGTTGACGCCGGGTAGGTTTTCAACAGAGCAGCTTTTGGACGGCGATACCGGAACCGGCGGAGTACTACAACTTGGACAATCGAAGAATAACTACCATGATATTGTGGCCGTTGACGGACCCGCAGCCTTCTTAGATATACTAGCCCCGCCTTATGATCCGAGCGGCGGAAGAGACTGCACGTATTACCGCGAAATGGACATTTACCAAAGTCAAGGTCAGGCCGCCGACTCTGCCAAGGACAATGTGCAATGGTTGGCAGCCATACCCCAACCCAGGGATTTCTGGTGTGATTATGAGGTCTATCCTGGTCCAGAAGTTGAGTTATaa